From Methanocella paludicola SANAE, a single genomic window includes:
- a CDS encoding helix-turn-helix domain-containing protein: MSTALSIGLRHRDCWHSALSKKLSATIVVKYTYVLPNNQLYGYQTIISPRIGELEAFLKSAPQIRKYAILSRSADRADVITWAEQGSIIDNIIRKNCVFIGPTVVKDGIENWHIMAPTRDELQEVVAGLEECADIAYIRNSEGTEPDIGLTERQMSTLRTAVEMGYFDTPRRASIKDVAKILNISASTAVEHLRKAEKKVLENYARS, encoded by the coding sequence ATGTCAACCGCGCTCAGCATTGGCTTAAGGCATCGGGACTGCTGGCACTCCGCTCTTTCTAAGAAGCTGTCGGCGACCATCGTCGTGAAGTACACCTACGTGCTCCCGAATAACCAGCTCTACGGGTATCAGACCATTATCAGCCCGCGCATCGGGGAGCTGGAGGCTTTCCTGAAGTCGGCCCCGCAGATCAGGAAGTACGCAATATTGTCCCGATCCGCCGACAGGGCGGATGTCATCACGTGGGCCGAACAGGGGTCCATCATCGACAACATTATTAGAAAGAACTGTGTATTCATCGGCCCGACGGTCGTGAAAGACGGGATCGAGAACTGGCACATCATGGCCCCCACGAGGGACGAGCTCCAGGAGGTCGTGGCCGGCCTCGAGGAGTGCGCCGACATCGCCTACATCCGGAATTCTGAGGGCACGGAGCCCGACATCGGGCTCACGGAGCGCCAGATGAGCACGCTGAGGACGGCCGTCGAGATGGGCTACTTCGACACGCCCCGCCGCGCATCCATCAAGGACGTGGCCAAAATATTAAACATATCGGCCTCTACCGCGGTCGAGCACCTGAGAAAGGCCGAAAAAAAGGTACTTGAGAATTATGCAAGGTCATAG
- a CDS encoding type II/IV secretion system ATPase subunit — protein sequence MSLARDALLGVDDDGPKKSLLTGMIDRSEAGPADAEEPVPAAGGIEVVKSYRIDDNCSVQILWDPGSGKCRYDLIEPSITGDECKIYEAIVAELHKKPRSELETMKKSGGRERIRQKFERLCRERNVPATLKEKMRYFIERDFRGYKKIDALLKDENVEDVSCNGYGSPVYVYVPEYESIPTGISFGSEEELDDFILYLVQKGGKSISAAHPIQDVSLPDGSRLNGTIYREVSSNGSTFSIRVANRTRRAAELLRQRTFSPESLAFLWLAMENRCSMAFIGGTASGKTAALNAVVGSITDRHKIVTIEDTREVRLASQNWTPLVVRESGESPITEFELLLAAFRQRPEYVIVGEVRTPEGARAAIHGINSGHTVLMTFHADSASSFFNRVMNAPFNIPPHTAASLSLCVNLAMVSIQSGPVDVKVRRCRSISEIGGVNEDGTLMIRELFEWDPAGDSISMTAPRSSVLDRIKRDRGWDDGRLVEELSSRASVLRWIGENCVVDESRVKKIVESFHRDRKGLLRFMKKHSSFEGDIALGDFSYD from the coding sequence ATGAGCCTTGCACGGGATGCACTACTGGGCGTGGACGACGACGGGCCAAAGAAGAGCCTGCTAACGGGCATGATCGATCGCAGCGAGGCCGGGCCGGCGGATGCGGAAGAGCCGGTGCCTGCCGCCGGCGGCATAGAAGTCGTGAAAAGCTACCGGATCGACGATAACTGCAGCGTACAGATACTGTGGGACCCCGGGTCGGGTAAGTGCCGGTACGACCTGATCGAGCCTTCCATTACGGGGGACGAATGCAAAATATACGAGGCCATCGTCGCCGAGCTTCATAAAAAGCCCCGCTCTGAGCTGGAGACGATGAAAAAGTCCGGGGGCAGGGAGCGCATACGCCAGAAGTTCGAGCGCCTGTGCAGGGAAAGGAACGTGCCGGCGACGCTGAAGGAAAAGATGCGGTACTTCATCGAGCGGGACTTCCGGGGATACAAGAAGATCGATGCCCTGCTCAAGGACGAGAACGTCGAGGACGTGAGCTGTAACGGGTACGGAAGTCCCGTCTACGTGTACGTGCCCGAGTACGAGTCCATTCCCACCGGCATATCGTTCGGGAGCGAGGAGGAGCTTGATGACTTTATTCTTTATTTAGTTCAGAAGGGCGGTAAGTCCATCAGCGCCGCCCACCCCATCCAGGACGTGTCGCTGCCCGACGGCTCCCGTCTAAACGGCACGATATACCGGGAAGTAAGCTCCAACGGCTCGACGTTCTCGATACGGGTGGCGAACCGAACGCGAAGGGCGGCGGAGCTGCTGAGGCAGCGAACCTTCTCGCCCGAGTCTCTGGCCTTCCTCTGGCTGGCCATGGAGAACCGGTGCAGCATGGCCTTCATCGGGGGCACGGCTTCGGGCAAGACGGCCGCGCTGAACGCCGTCGTGGGATCCATCACCGACAGGCACAAGATCGTCACTATCGAGGATACCCGGGAAGTGAGGCTTGCGTCGCAGAACTGGACGCCTTTAGTCGTGAGAGAGTCGGGCGAGTCCCCCATCACCGAGTTCGAACTGTTACTGGCGGCGTTCCGCCAGAGGCCCGAGTACGTCATCGTCGGGGAGGTCAGGACCCCGGAGGGCGCCAGGGCGGCCATTCACGGCATCAACTCAGGCCACACGGTGCTCATGACCTTCCACGCGGACTCCGCCTCGAGCTTTTTCAACCGGGTCATGAACGCCCCGTTCAACATCCCCCCGCACACCGCGGCCAGCCTCTCGCTATGCGTCAACCTGGCCATGGTGAGCATACAGTCCGGCCCCGTAGACGTCAAGGTCAGGCGCTGCCGCTCCATCAGCGAGATCGGCGGCGTGAACGAAGACGGCACCCTGATGATCCGCGAGCTCTTCGAATGGGACCCCGCAGGCGACTCCATATCCATGACGGCCCCGCGCTCCTCGGTGCTCGACCGCATCAAGCGCGACCGGGGATGGGACGACGGCAGGCTCGTCGAAGAGCTCAGCTCCCGGGCCTCTGTGCTGCGGTGGATCGGCGAGAACTGCGTCGTCGACGAGTCCCGGGTCAAGAAGATCGTGGAGTCATTCCACAGGGACCGTAAGGGCCTGCTTCGGTTCATGAAAAAGCATTCCTCTTTTGAAGGGGACATAGCGCTGGGGGACTTCTCCTATGACTGA
- a CDS encoding type II secretion system F family protein, with the protein MTDPLRNVSALMAFRAKNLRSNYEKCRPERVFEDWMLRTAALTLIASIAAVVASGLYIILSGMYADPLVLAVVPVSGVLTGVATFYARSYTVRSNKDYRGALIDASIVHVIGFMLTMAESNVPLKKMFQNISNLGDVYGEDVALEATYILSLVEEDGMDVVSALRLAQSTSPSIAWQELLIGIAEVYGSGGSLKEYLRGKYQAFTERKRMDMRKFNDSVQGLSSIYLSLVGIASIFVSLINLVFNMAGWLANDSFVWLDAIVVVPLGSFIVIRMIKASNPEA; encoded by the coding sequence ATGACTGACCCGCTACGGAACGTCTCAGCGCTGATGGCCTTCCGGGCCAAAAACCTTCGCTCGAACTACGAGAAGTGCCGGCCGGAGCGCGTGTTCGAGGACTGGATGCTCAGGACTGCCGCCCTCACGCTTATCGCTTCCATTGCGGCCGTCGTCGCATCCGGGCTTTACATCATATTATCGGGCATGTATGCGGACCCCCTCGTGCTGGCGGTCGTGCCGGTATCCGGCGTATTGACCGGGGTGGCCACGTTCTATGCCAGGTCCTACACCGTACGGTCGAATAAAGACTACAGGGGCGCCCTCATCGACGCGAGCATCGTACACGTCATAGGGTTCATGCTCACCATGGCCGAGTCAAACGTGCCCCTGAAGAAGATGTTCCAGAACATCTCCAACCTCGGCGATGTGTATGGAGAGGACGTCGCCCTCGAGGCGACATACATCCTATCGCTGGTAGAGGAGGACGGCATGGACGTCGTGTCAGCGCTGAGGCTGGCCCAGTCCACGTCGCCCTCCATCGCCTGGCAGGAGCTGCTCATCGGCATCGCCGAGGTATACGGCAGCGGGGGCAGCCTGAAGGAATATCTCCGGGGCAAGTACCAGGCGTTCACCGAGAGAAAGCGCATGGACATGCGAAAGTTCAACGACAGCGTACAGGGCCTGTCTTCGATCTATCTGTCGCTGGTCGGCATCGCGTCCATCTTCGTCTCGCTCATCAACCTGGTGTTTAACATGGCCGGGTGGCTGGCCAACGATTCCTTCGTGTGGCTGGACGCCATCGTCGTGGTGCCGCTGGGCAGCTTCATCGTGATCCGCATGATCAAGGCCTCTAACCCGGAGGCCTGA
- the mptA gene encoding GTP cyclohydrolase MptA, whose product MILPDVQAGNPDVKISLTKVGVTEVKKMVEIARGPKRPIILIPTFDIFVDLPSDRKGANLSRNLAAIDKVLEDAIKEPVYAIEDLCVDVSKELLAKHDYASRAEVSMQGEYMMKRRSPVTNMECQEVYDICADAVALRDGLISKGIGARVIAMTACPCAQDIMKAEAEQKLRKLGIKQGQIDEFLEDMPMPTHNQRGIGSIKIEFADHRDGENKRISIESIIDIIEQSMSCRMFELLKRQDEEYVVRTAHQNPKFVEDCVRAMAKNLVQKFPDLSDDATITIKQVNEESIHRHNAFAERIATFGELKREVNGKAIVKAKEPSVTAKVGRRKAKV is encoded by the coding sequence TTGATATTACCCGACGTGCAAGCCGGAAACCCCGACGTCAAGATCAGCCTCACGAAAGTAGGCGTCACCGAAGTTAAAAAGATGGTAGAGATCGCCCGCGGTCCCAAGAGGCCGATCATCCTCATACCCACCTTCGACATTTTTGTGGATCTACCCTCGGACCGTAAAGGCGCCAACCTTTCCCGGAACCTCGCGGCCATCGACAAGGTCCTGGAGGACGCCATCAAGGAGCCCGTCTACGCGATCGAGGACCTGTGCGTCGACGTGTCGAAGGAGCTTCTGGCAAAGCACGACTACGCATCCCGTGCCGAGGTGAGCATGCAGGGAGAATACATGATGAAGCGCCGCTCGCCCGTGACGAACATGGAGTGCCAGGAAGTTTACGATATCTGCGCGGATGCCGTGGCCCTGCGGGACGGACTCATCAGCAAGGGGATCGGCGCCCGTGTCATCGCCATGACCGCCTGCCCGTGCGCGCAGGACATCATGAAGGCCGAGGCCGAGCAGAAGCTGCGCAAGCTGGGGATAAAGCAGGGACAGATCGACGAATTTTTAGAGGATATGCCCATGCCCACGCACAACCAGCGCGGCATCGGGTCCATAAAGATCGAGTTCGCCGACCACCGTGATGGCGAAAATAAGCGCATCTCCATCGAGTCCATCATCGACATAATCGAGCAGTCCATGAGCTGCCGGATGTTCGAGTTACTGAAACGCCAGGACGAGGAGTACGTGGTCAGGACCGCCCACCAGAACCCGAAGTTCGTGGAGGACTGCGTGCGCGCCATGGCCAAGAACCTGGTGCAAAAGTTCCCCGACCTGAGCGACGATGCGACTATAACGATAAAGCAGGTCAACGAGGAGAGCATCCACCGCCACAACGCCTTCGCCGAGCGCATCGCCACCTTCGGCGAGCTCAAGAGGGAAGTTAACGGCAAGGCTATCGTTAAGGCTAAGGAGCCCTCCGTAACAGCCAAAGTTGGTCGCAGGAAGGCAAAAGTTTAA
- a CDS encoding type II secretion system F family protein, translating into MSLTALHRLDISDTCSFVKSAGLPAVAAASVIAGLVAAFVVFVLTSSPDIALFAGVMAPLLPIAFAFRAVAVYDAEVEAKAPELFYDLSEQVKASGSIVKALKRVSRHEYGTISDEVCRMLSEIEEEGYDIASALRAMALRTKNRYVDRSVSVIIEALTTSSNLESILKAVASEGRLAQSLKKERQAGISSSVFVIYFTAIIFLAVTMLCITSFMHLSADMRLATGLEVLNVRDAVMPYYVLSVSVALCTGLAIGEMREAIVYGGARDAAILLGLTFLVYELVIFPGYDMLGAFGI; encoded by the coding sequence ATGTCGTTGACCGCCCTGCACAGGCTCGACATATCTGATACCTGCTCGTTCGTTAAGTCGGCCGGGCTTCCTGCGGTGGCCGCCGCCTCGGTCATCGCCGGCCTGGTCGCGGCCTTCGTGGTATTCGTCCTCACCTCGAGCCCCGACATAGCCCTGTTTGCAGGGGTCATGGCCCCGCTGCTCCCTATCGCCTTTGCTTTCAGGGCCGTGGCCGTATACGATGCGGAGGTGGAGGCCAAGGCCCCGGAGCTATTCTACGACCTGTCCGAGCAGGTAAAGGCGAGCGGCTCTATAGTGAAGGCTCTCAAGAGGGTGTCCCGCCACGAGTATGGCACCATTTCCGACGAGGTCTGCCGCATGCTCTCCGAGATCGAGGAGGAGGGATACGACATAGCGTCCGCGCTGCGGGCTATGGCCTTAAGGACAAAGAACCGCTATGTGGACCGGTCAGTATCGGTCATCATCGAAGCGCTCACGACCAGCTCGAACCTGGAGAGCATACTCAAGGCAGTCGCCTCCGAAGGCAGGCTGGCCCAGTCACTGAAAAAAGAGCGCCAGGCGGGCATATCCTCCTCAGTATTCGTCATCTACTTCACGGCCATCATCTTTCTGGCCGTCACCATGCTCTGCATCACCTCCTTCATGCACCTCTCCGCGGACATGAGGCTGGCGACGGGCCTGGAAGTGCTCAACGTCAGGGACGCGGTGATGCCCTACTACGTACTGTCCGTCTCCGTTGCCTTGTGCACCGGGCTGGCTATCGGGGAGATGCGCGAAGCGATTGTTTATGGAGGAGCGCGGGATGCAGCCATATTACTGGGCTTGACATTCCTCGTATATGAGCTGGTCATCTTTCCCGGATACGACATGCTGGGGGCTTTCGGCATATGA
- a CDS encoding mRNA surveillance protein pelota, producing the protein MKVNKEELRGDYGEISLTPESLDDLWHLKYVIEPGDMVFSLTFRVLDSATDKLRPEKMDKRPVRLGVRVESVEFHKFSNRLRIKGTIISDLDTGMYHTLNIEPYSELSIIKHWKLDQIERIRDAIEEAKLPEIEIVTIEEGEAAIGFLRQYGVEEVSRIRQSSSGKREGTDARSEFFGEVAAQLKNADKVKTFVVAGPGFIKDDFVKFLKNHAREVADKVIVEDTSSIGSSGFQEVLRRGAIERVAQEMRISREAKLIERLLVEIASDGKATYGYAQTKNAVGIGAVEVLLIADETLRNYREKGEADIERMMKSVEQSRGKVVIFSTEFEPGQRLEKLGGVAALLRFKVSE; encoded by the coding sequence ATGAAGGTCAACAAAGAGGAACTGAGAGGAGACTACGGGGAGATATCGCTTACACCCGAGTCCCTCGACGACCTCTGGCATTTAAAGTACGTCATCGAGCCCGGCGACATGGTGTTCTCGCTGACCTTCCGTGTCCTGGACAGCGCCACCGATAAGCTCAGGCCCGAGAAGATGGACAAGAGGCCTGTGAGGCTGGGCGTCAGGGTCGAGTCCGTCGAGTTCCACAAGTTCTCGAACCGGCTGCGCATCAAGGGCACCATCATCTCCGACCTGGACACGGGGATGTACCACACGCTCAACATCGAGCCGTACTCTGAACTGTCCATCATCAAGCACTGGAAGCTCGACCAGATCGAGCGTATCAGGGACGCCATCGAGGAGGCGAAGCTGCCCGAAATAGAGATCGTCACCATCGAAGAAGGCGAAGCGGCTATCGGTTTCCTCAGGCAGTACGGGGTGGAAGAAGTATCGAGGATCAGGCAGTCCTCGTCCGGCAAGCGGGAGGGCACGGACGCCAGGTCCGAGTTCTTCGGCGAAGTGGCCGCACAATTAAAGAATGCCGACAAGGTCAAGACGTTCGTGGTCGCCGGCCCCGGCTTCATCAAGGACGACTTCGTCAAGTTCCTGAAGAACCATGCCAGGGAGGTGGCCGACAAGGTCATCGTGGAGGACACCTCATCCATCGGCTCTTCGGGCTTCCAGGAAGTCCTCAGGCGCGGGGCCATCGAGCGCGTCGCCCAGGAGATGCGCATATCCCGCGAAGCTAAGCTCATCGAGCGACTCCTGGTGGAGATCGCGAGCGACGGCAAGGCGACGTACGGGTACGCCCAGACGAAGAACGCCGTGGGCATCGGCGCCGTGGAGGTGCTGCTCATCGCCGACGAGACGCTGAGGAATTATAGAGAAAAGGGCGAGGCCGACATCGAGCGCATGATGAAGTCCGTGGAGCAGTCCCGGGGTAAAGTGGTCATTTTTTCGACGGAGTTCGAGCCGGGGCAGCGCCTGGAAAAGCTGGGCGGCGTGGCGGCGCTCCTGCGGTTTAAGGTAAGTGAATAA
- the rocF gene encoding arginase — translation MSKKDDVIGKVRIVGVPLDLGADRRGIDMGPDALRNDGLVEALEKLGIDVQDTGNIMLPPRPPKKKYDSRLKNYEEVIFACQRVRDFVGRSIADGYFPLVIGGDHSIAMGTTAALSTFYNKIGIIWIDAHGDFNTEDTTISGNIHGMSFATSCGRGSKNLVGKLGVRTSVSEANCVLIGARDLDPLERELLKKSNVTVFTMRDIDEQGMHKIMKKALKIACDGTDALHVSFDIDVMDPMEAPGVGTPVQGGMTYREAHLAMEMISECPNLKSLEVVELNPILDRQNVTGKLAIGLISSAFGKKIL, via the coding sequence ATGTCTAAAAAAGACGACGTCATCGGCAAGGTCCGCATTGTAGGCGTTCCACTGGACCTGGGCGCAGACAGGCGGGGCATCGACATGGGCCCCGACGCCCTGCGGAACGACGGGCTTGTCGAGGCGCTGGAGAAGCTGGGCATCGACGTGCAGGATACGGGCAACATCATGCTGCCCCCGCGGCCCCCGAAGAAAAAATACGATTCCCGGCTGAAGAACTACGAGGAGGTCATCTTCGCCTGCCAGCGCGTGAGGGACTTCGTGGGCAGGAGCATCGCCGACGGGTATTTTCCTTTAGTGATCGGCGGCGACCACAGCATCGCCATGGGCACGACCGCGGCCCTGAGCACCTTCTATAATAAGATCGGCATCATCTGGATCGACGCCCACGGCGACTTCAATACGGAAGATACGACCATCAGCGGCAACATCCACGGCATGAGCTTCGCCACGTCCTGCGGCCGGGGCTCGAAGAACCTGGTCGGCAAGCTGGGCGTCAGGACGAGCGTCTCCGAGGCCAACTGTGTCCTCATCGGCGCCCGTGACCTGGATCCTTTAGAGCGGGAGCTGCTGAAAAAGTCGAACGTGACGGTCTTTACGATGCGGGACATCGACGAGCAGGGCATGCACAAGATCATGAAGAAGGCCCTGAAGATCGCCTGCGACGGCACGGATGCCCTTCACGTTTCCTTCGACATCGACGTCATGGACCCCATGGAGGCGCCCGGCGTGGGCACGCCCGTGCAGGGCGGGATGACCTATCGCGAGGCCCACCTGGCCATGGAGATGATCTCCGAGTGCCCGAATTTGAAGTCGTTAGAGGTCGTTGAGCTGAACCCCATTCTTGACCGGCAGAACGTCACGGGTAAGCTCGCCATCGGTCTGATAAGCTCGGCCTTCGGGAAAAAGATCCTATAG
- a CDS encoding response regulator transcription factor, whose protein sequence is MTKIMVVDDEPDLLEVVKLILESDGYQVVTANSGQEALDKIEKEMPDLVLLDIIMPRMDGWEVFSRIKGNTKTHDIPVIMLTAKDQRIDKLIGLHVVRVDDYITKPFGRAELLERIKRVLEEKHKVAQ, encoded by the coding sequence ATGACGAAGATCATGGTGGTCGACGACGAGCCCGACCTGCTCGAAGTGGTCAAGCTGATCCTGGAGAGCGACGGCTACCAGGTCGTCACCGCGAACAGCGGCCAGGAGGCGCTCGATAAGATCGAGAAGGAGATGCCCGACCTGGTCTTACTGGACATCATCATGCCCAGGATGGACGGCTGGGAGGTGTTCTCCCGCATCAAGGGCAACACGAAGACCCACGATATCCCGGTCATCATGCTCACGGCCAAGGACCAGCGGATCGATAAGCTGATCGGCCTGCACGTGGTCAGGGTGGACGACTATATTACGAAACCGTTCGGCCGGGCGGAGCTCCTGGAGCGCATCAAGCGAGTGCTCGAGGAAAAGCACAAGGTGGCCCAGTAA
- the rqcH gene encoding ribosome rescue protein RqcH, producing MKEEMSSVDVYAVVMELQFLIDSKLEKAYQHTADEIRLKLQEFKTGKYDLILEAGKRLHLTEHPRESPKLPPSFPMMLRKYMMGGRITRIAQHNFDRIVEIDVVRAGVMNTLVAELFSQGNVILLDQDRRIMMPLRSLKMKDRDVLRGEQYEFPPPQLSPLDVTVESLKALFERSDRDLVRTLATETSIGGMYAEEALALAGVDKNKPAKSLVDSEIQLVVNGLNELFRPLKEGTLRPNIVLKDGKDVDVLPIELSRYAGYQKVYFESFNKALDEYYSKHIVAEAKAEVVEKKAEKLGVLERRLKQQEDAIAKFEKEEKEYVRKGELIYAEYGAVDDIIKVIKGARSRGISWDDIRKILKDAKKAGNPAASMIQSVDPAANTVAVKFPEATININVDLTVPQNSQTYYDKAKKVQSKKDGALKAIEDTKRAMAKEMPREKPAEPKKPAVKMKPRKPKWYEKYRWFFTSDGFLVIAGRDADQNEEIVKKYLDKKDIFFHAQAFGAPITVVKTEGREITPEAIAEVAQFAVAYSSVWKSGQSSGDCFWVRPEQVSKTPESGEYVAKGAFIIRGDRNYVKNVEARAAVGIRFDETGCYVVGGPVAAVKARGKYSVVVEPGEFNQGDIAKKIYRYFLEHSGEDDSKAIRQAASPDKVAPFLPPGESRIAQ from the coding sequence ATGAAAGAGGAAATGTCGAGCGTCGACGTTTACGCCGTGGTCATGGAGCTCCAGTTCTTGATCGACTCGAAGCTCGAGAAGGCCTACCAGCATACCGCCGACGAGATCCGCTTAAAACTGCAGGAGTTCAAGACCGGCAAGTACGACCTGATCCTTGAGGCCGGTAAAAGATTACACCTCACGGAGCACCCGAGAGAATCGCCAAAGCTGCCGCCGTCATTCCCGATGATGCTGCGGAAGTACATGATGGGCGGGCGCATCACCAGGATAGCGCAGCATAACTTCGACCGCATCGTGGAGATCGACGTGGTCCGGGCGGGCGTGATGAACACGCTGGTCGCCGAATTGTTCAGCCAGGGCAACGTCATTTTACTGGACCAGGACCGCAGGATCATGATGCCCCTGCGCTCCCTGAAGATGAAGGACAGGGACGTCCTGCGGGGCGAGCAGTACGAGTTCCCTCCCCCGCAGTTGAGCCCTCTTGATGTGACTGTGGAATCGCTTAAAGCCCTTTTTGAGAGATCGGACCGGGACCTGGTGAGGACGCTGGCCACAGAGACGAGCATCGGGGGCATGTACGCGGAAGAGGCGCTGGCCCTGGCGGGCGTGGACAAGAACAAGCCCGCAAAGAGCCTCGTGGACAGCGAGATCCAGCTCGTCGTGAACGGGCTGAACGAGCTGTTCAGGCCCCTCAAGGAGGGCACCCTGAGGCCGAACATCGTGCTCAAGGACGGCAAAGACGTGGATGTGCTGCCCATCGAGCTCAGCCGCTATGCGGGTTACCAGAAGGTCTACTTCGAGTCGTTCAACAAGGCGCTGGACGAGTACTACAGTAAGCACATCGTGGCCGAGGCGAAGGCAGAGGTCGTGGAGAAGAAGGCCGAAAAACTAGGGGTACTGGAGCGGCGCCTGAAGCAGCAGGAAGATGCCATCGCCAAATTTGAAAAAGAAGAGAAAGAGTATGTCCGCAAGGGCGAGCTGATATACGCCGAGTATGGGGCGGTCGACGACATCATCAAGGTCATCAAGGGCGCCCGTTCCAGGGGCATCTCATGGGACGATATCCGTAAGATACTCAAAGATGCCAAAAAGGCGGGCAACCCGGCAGCATCGATGATACAGTCCGTGGACCCGGCTGCCAACACAGTCGCCGTGAAGTTCCCCGAAGCCACCATCAATATTAACGTGGACCTTACGGTTCCCCAAAATTCTCAAACGTACTACGATAAGGCTAAAAAGGTCCAGTCCAAGAAGGACGGCGCACTCAAGGCCATCGAGGACACGAAGCGGGCAATGGCGAAGGAGATGCCCCGGGAAAAGCCGGCCGAGCCAAAGAAGCCCGCCGTAAAAATGAAGCCCCGTAAGCCGAAGTGGTACGAAAAGTACCGGTGGTTCTTCACCTCGGACGGCTTCCTTGTCATCGCGGGCAGGGACGCCGACCAGAACGAGGAGATTGTCAAGAAGTACCTGGACAAGAAGGACATATTCTTCCACGCGCAGGCGTTCGGCGCTCCCATCACCGTGGTCAAGACCGAAGGCCGGGAGATCACGCCCGAGGCCATCGCCGAGGTGGCCCAGTTCGCCGTGGCGTACTCGTCCGTATGGAAGTCCGGCCAGTCGTCCGGGGACTGCTTCTGGGTCCGCCCCGAGCAGGTGAGCAAGACCCCGGAATCCGGCGAGTACGTGGCCAAGGGAGCGTTCATCATAAGGGGCGACAGGAACTACGTGAAGAACGTGGAGGCCCGGGCGGCCGTCGGCATCAGGTTCGACGAGACCGGGTGCTACGTCGTAGGCGGGCCCGTGGCCGCAGTTAAGGCGAGGGGAAAATACAGCGTCGTCGTCGAGCCCGGCGAGTTCAACCAGGGCGACATCGCTAAGAAGATATACCGCTACTTCCTGGAGCACTCGGGCGAGGATGACTCTAAGGCAATACGGCAGGCGGCTTCGCCCGACAAGGTGGCCCCGTTCCTCCCGCCCGGGGAATCCCGGATAGCGCAATAA
- the ilvC gene encoding ketol-acid reductoisomerase produces the protein MVKIYYDKDADLKYLKNKKIAVIGYGSQGMAQSQCLKDSGLDVVVGLRKGGASWAQAKKDGLAVATIEDAAKAADVVQMLIPDELQGKVYREQIEPYMKKGKTLMFSHGFNINYNMIKPGEGIDIVMIAPKSPGHLVRRMYQEGKGVPSLIAVEKDYSGKAHQTGLAYAKGIGSTRAGVIETTFKEETETDLFGEQVDLCGGVTEMVKASFETLVDAGYQPEIAYFETLHELKLIVDLMYEGGMTNMWDSVSDTAQYGGLTRGKRVINDQSRLEMWRTLEEIQDGRFAKEWVLENMAGRPVFNKLTEMDAEHPIETVGKELRSMMPWLKKK, from the coding sequence ATGGTCAAGATCTATTATGATAAGGACGCCGATCTCAAGTACCTCAAGAATAAGAAGATCGCCGTCATCGGATACGGAAGCCAGGGCATGGCACAGTCCCAGTGCCTGAAGGACTCGGGCCTGGACGTCGTCGTGGGCCTCAGGAAGGGCGGCGCATCGTGGGCGCAGGCGAAGAAGGACGGCCTGGCGGTCGCGACCATCGAGGACGCGGCAAAGGCAGCCGACGTAGTCCAGATGCTCATCCCCGACGAGCTCCAGGGGAAGGTCTACCGGGAGCAGATCGAGCCATACATGAAGAAGGGCAAGACCCTGATGTTCTCGCACGGCTTCAACATCAACTACAACATGATCAAGCCCGGCGAGGGCATCGACATCGTAATGATCGCCCCCAAGAGCCCCGGCCATTTAGTGAGAAGGATGTACCAGGAAGGCAAGGGCGTTCCCTCTCTAATCGCGGTCGAGAAAGACTACTCGGGCAAGGCGCACCAGACGGGCCTGGCCTACGCGAAGGGCATCGGCTCCACGAGGGCGGGCGTCATCGAGACCACCTTCAAGGAGGAGACGGAAACGGACCTGTTCGGCGAGCAGGTGGACCTCTGCGGAGGCGTCACCGAGATGGTCAAGGCGTCCTTCGAGACGCTGGTGGACGCGGGCTACCAGCCGGAGATAGCGTATTTTGAAACGCTGCACGAGCTGAAGCTGATCGTGGACCTCATGTACGAGGGCGGCATGACCAACATGTGGGACAGCGTGTCGGACACGGCCCAGTACGGCGGCCTCACTCGCGGAAAGCGCGTCATCAACGACCAGAGCCGCCTGGAGATGTGGCGGACCCTCGAGGAGATCCAGGACGGCCGCTTCGCGAAGGAGTGGGTGCTGGAGAACATGGCCGGGAGGCCGGTGTTCAACAAGCTCACCGAGATGGATGCGGAGCATCCCATCGAGACGGTCGGCAAAGAGCTGCGCTCCATGATGCCGTGGCTCAAGAAGAAATAA